In the Streptomyces sp. NBC_00525 genome, one interval contains:
- a CDS encoding carboxymuconolactone decarboxylase family protein, whose amino-acid sequence MPATAFPDHTHASAPAAARPALAAIEGKQGFLPSAAARMATSPEVLGGFLKMNALFESTTLDRLSREVLSMTMATRNGCHICVAMHTGILTALDADPDLIAALREAAPLGDERLEALRRFVLAVLATNGAVGEEALDAFTAHGYTARNALEVTLGIATYTLSTLANRMTGAPVDGPLTRFA is encoded by the coding sequence ATGCCCGCGACCGCCTTCCCCGACCACACCCACGCGTCCGCCCCCGCCGCCGCCCGCCCCGCCCTGGCCGCCATCGAGGGCAAGCAGGGCTTCCTGCCGTCGGCCGCCGCCCGGATGGCCACCTCGCCCGAGGTGCTGGGCGGCTTCCTGAAGATGAACGCCCTCTTCGAGTCCACCACCCTGGATCGGCTCTCCCGCGAAGTGCTGAGCATGACCATGGCCACCCGGAACGGCTGCCACATCTGCGTGGCGATGCACACCGGGATACTCACCGCCCTGGACGCCGACCCCGACCTGATCGCCGCCCTGCGCGAGGCCGCCCCGCTCGGCGACGAACGGCTGGAGGCCCTGCGGCGGTTCGTCCTCGCGGTCCTCGCGACGAACGGAGCGGTGGGCGAGGAGGCGCTCGACGCGTTCACGGCACACGGCTACACCGCGCGCAACGCGCTGGAGGTGACCCTCGGCATCGCCACCTACACCCTGTCCACGCTGGCCAACCGGATGACGGGCGCGCCGGTGGACGGACCACTGACCCGGTTCGCCTGA
- a CDS encoding carbohydrate-binding module family 20 domain-containing protein translates to MASRPLSAALALVAGAAVLVVPATTASASAPGTKDVTAVLFEWKFDSVAKACTDTLGPAGYGFVQVSPPQEHIQGGQWWTSYQPVSYKIAGRLGDRASFAHMVNTCHSAGVKVVADSVINHMSAGSGTGTGGSSYTKYNYPGLYSVNDMNDCQSQINNYGDRGNVQNCELVGLADLDTGEDYVRGRIAGYLNDLLSLGVDGFRIDAAKHMPAGDLANIKSRLTNPNVYWKQEAIYGAGEAVSPDEYAGNGDVQEFRYARGLKQVFRYENLAYLKNFGEGWGFMPSSRAGVFVDNHDTERNGETLNYKDGADYTLASVFMLAWPYGSPDVHSGYEWSDKDAGPPNGGTVNSCYTDGWKCQHAWREISSMVGFRNTARGEAVVDWWDNGGDRIAFGRGSKAYVAINHEGSSLTRTFQTSLPAGDYCDIQSGKGVTVNGSGQFTATLAADTALALHTGARTCGGSTDPGTDPGTDPGTETGTAGASFGVNATTQLGQNIYVTGNQSALGNWNPGNALKLDPATYPVWKLDVNLPAGTTFEYKYIRKDANGNVTWESGANRTATVPSSGRITLTSDVWRG, encoded by the coding sequence ATGGCCAGCAGACCCCTGTCTGCCGCGCTCGCCCTCGTCGCGGGAGCCGCCGTCCTCGTGGTCCCCGCCACGACGGCCTCGGCATCCGCCCCCGGTACCAAGGACGTCACCGCCGTCCTCTTCGAGTGGAAGTTCGACTCCGTCGCCAAGGCGTGCACGGACACCCTCGGCCCGGCCGGCTACGGCTTCGTCCAGGTCTCGCCCCCGCAGGAGCACATCCAGGGCGGCCAGTGGTGGACCTCGTACCAGCCGGTCAGCTACAAGATCGCCGGCCGGCTCGGCGACCGCGCCTCCTTCGCCCACATGGTCAACACCTGCCACAGCGCGGGTGTGAAGGTCGTCGCGGACTCGGTCATCAACCACATGTCCGCCGGCTCCGGCACCGGCACGGGCGGGTCGTCGTACACCAAGTACAACTACCCCGGCCTGTACTCGGTCAACGACATGAACGACTGCCAGTCGCAGATCAACAACTACGGCGACCGCGGCAACGTGCAGAACTGCGAGCTGGTCGGCCTCGCCGACCTGGACACCGGCGAGGACTACGTACGCGGCAGGATCGCCGGTTACCTCAACGACCTGCTCTCGCTCGGCGTCGACGGCTTCCGCATCGACGCGGCCAAGCACATGCCCGCCGGGGACCTCGCCAACATCAAGTCCCGGCTGACGAATCCGAACGTCTACTGGAAGCAGGAGGCGATCTACGGCGCCGGCGAGGCCGTCTCGCCCGACGAGTACGCCGGGAACGGCGACGTCCAGGAGTTCCGCTACGCCCGCGGCCTGAAGCAGGTCTTCAGGTACGAGAACCTCGCCTACCTCAAGAACTTCGGCGAGGGCTGGGGCTTCATGCCCTCCTCCAGGGCCGGGGTGTTCGTCGACAACCACGACACCGAGCGCAACGGCGAGACGCTGAACTACAAGGACGGCGCCGACTACACGCTCGCCAGCGTGTTCATGCTCGCCTGGCCCTACGGCTCGCCCGACGTCCACTCCGGCTACGAGTGGTCCGACAAGGACGCCGGCCCGCCGAACGGCGGCACCGTGAACTCCTGCTACACCGACGGCTGGAAGTGCCAGCACGCCTGGCGCGAGATCTCCTCCATGGTCGGCTTCCGCAACACCGCGCGCGGTGAGGCCGTCGTCGACTGGTGGGACAACGGCGGCGACCGGATCGCGTTCGGCCGCGGCTCCAAGGCGTACGTCGCGATCAACCACGAGGGCTCCTCGCTGACCCGGACGTTCCAGACCTCGCTGCCCGCCGGCGACTACTGCGACATCCAGTCCGGCAAGGGCGTCACGGTCAACGGCTCCGGCCAGTTCACCGCGACCCTCGCCGCCGACACCGCCCTGGCCCTGCACACCGGCGCCCGCACCTGCGGCGGCTCCACCGACCCCGGAACCGACCCCGGCACGGACCCCGGCACCGAGACCGGTACCGCTGGCGCCTCCTTCGGCGTCAACGCCACCACCCAGCTCGGCCAGAACATCTACGTCACCGGCAACCAGTCCGCCCTCGGCAACTGGAACCCCGGCAACGCGCTGAAGCTCGACCCGGCGACGTACCCGGTCTGGAAGCTCGACGTGAACCTGCCCGCCGGCACCACGTTCGAGTACAAGTACATCCGCAAGGACGCGAACGGCAACGTCACCTGGGAGAGCGGCGCCAACCGCACGGCCACGGTGCCCTCCTCCGGCAGGATCACGCTGACCTCGGACGTCTGGCGCGGCTGA
- a CDS encoding 5-carboxymethyl-2-hydroxymuconate Delta-isomerase codes for MPQITVDYSAELDEVFDRPAFALALHPLVAETVDTKVAACKTRFRRTAETVVADAPAGDVLVHVDISLLPGRTPEIKARLTAAVLELLTGHLRAVAGPALHLSAEARDLDASYRKA; via the coding sequence ATGCCGCAGATCACCGTCGACTACTCCGCCGAACTCGACGAGGTCTTCGACCGCCCCGCCTTCGCCCTCGCCCTGCACCCGCTGGTCGCCGAGACCGTCGACACCAAGGTCGCCGCCTGCAAGACCCGCTTCCGCCGGACCGCGGAGACCGTGGTGGCGGACGCCCCGGCCGGCGATGTGCTCGTCCATGTCGACATCTCGCTGCTGCCCGGCCGCACTCCGGAGATCAAGGCCCGGCTCACCGCAGCCGTCCTGGAACTGCTGACCGGCCACCTCCGCGCCGTCGCGGGCCCGGCCCTGCACCTGTCGGCCGAGGCCCGCGACCTGGACGCCTCCTACCGCAAGGCCTGA
- the pulA gene encoding pullulanase-type alpha-1,6-glucosidase yields the protein MKRPYPRVPARRTATAVVAAALCAALVPALPAAAARPPAAPSDAKLAAQATRHDLTREQFYFVMPDRFANGDRGNDRGGLTGSRLETGYDPTDKGFYQGGDLKGLTDRLDYIKGLGTTAIWLAPIFENRPVQGTGKDASAGYHGYWITDFTRVDPHFGTNADLTKLIDKAHRKGMKVFFDVITNHTADTVDYAEKTYGYRSKGAYPYLDRDGRPFDDAAGMAKVDADSFPYKPVSGGGKTPSWLNDPTMYHNRGDSTYAGESTTYGDFSGLDDLWTERPEVVAGMEKIYEKWVRDFDIDGFRVDTVKHVDMDFWTQWATALDAYAAKRGRKDFFMFGEVYSSDTSVTAPYVTRGRLDATLDFPFQEAARQFASQGAPASKLAAVFGDDYRYTTDKANAYEQVTFLGNHDMGRFGTFLKQDNPKAGDAELVERAKLANELMFLGRGNPVVYYGDEQGFTGAGGDKDARQTMFASRTADYLDDDELGTDRTHASDAYDPGHPLYRNIAALSKLTRENPALRDGVQTERYAEGSVYAFSRTDAERGREYVVAVNNGTSATTVDVPTESARMDFRTLYGGSGTVRSGADKKITVTVPALSSIVLRAGKSLAAPATRPSVTLKAPAAGATGTVELTADVDGGSLNRVVFAAQTGNGKWSVLGTADHAPYKVTQVIGDDTAAGTPLRYKAVVVDRTGRTASATASTTAGKAPAPAKPVAVERDYAVVHYKSADGDYDGLRLRSGDTTAAFTGRDAYGAFAWVKVPEGAATVAYTVEKDGTADGPERTIDLAKTGQVWITRGEDGQRDTAPDGAYPAPDTTKAVLHYYRADGDYDGWGLHTWTGAKAPTDWAKPLQPVKKDASGLTFEVPLVDGATSLSYILHRGDEKDLPSDQSLDLATHGHEVWLLGATPGYLLPQAGGIPAPDLTKAEAQWIDADTVVWKVKATEATSQQLVYAKKGGISVVDGALSDEGRWLRLTPSALTDAQKAKYPHLKDYPAFTVDARDRDRVREALRGQLIATQRAANGALLAATGVQSAGVLDDLYGEKASRAALGPVFHRGTPTLSVWAPTARTVALELDGKTVPMRRDDRTGVWSVTGKKNWKGKPYRYVVNVWAPTVQKLVTNKVTDPYSTALTTDSARSLVVDLEDRKLAPKGWDTLRKPAAVPLRDAQIQELQIRDFSIADPTSKHPGEYLAFTDTRSDGMKHLKQLADSGTGYVHLLPAFDIGTIPEKKKDQRKPACDLSVYAPDSAEQQACVAKAAAKDAFNWGYDPLHYTVPEGSYASDPDGTKRTVEFRQMVQGINKAGLRTVMDVVYNHTVASGQDDKSVLDRIVPGYYQRLLEDGTVATSTCCANTAPENTMMGKLVVDSVVTWAKEYKVDGFRFDLMGHHPKANILAVRKALDALTPARDGVDGKKIILYGEGWNFGEIADDARFVQATQKNMAGTGIATFSDRARDAVRGGSPFDEDPGVQGFATGLYTDPNTSTANGSKAEQKARLLHYQDLIKVGLTGNLADYTFTDSSGKTVKGSGVDYNGAPAGYAAEPGDALAYADAHDNETLYDALAYKLPADTTAADRARMQVLAMATATLSQGPALSQAGTDLLRSKSLDRNSYDSGDWFNALHWDCRAGNGFGRGLPPAADNEAKWPYAAPLLTNPRITPSCAQINGTAAAYRDLLTIRGTEKDFGLSSAAQVQSRLSFPLSGKDETPGVITMRLGDLVVVFNAAPGTTTQKIAALAGQKYTLHPVQAKGADSTVKRSSYERSSGSFTVPGRTVAVFTLR from the coding sequence GTGAAACGTCCGTACCCGCGCGTGCCCGCACGCAGAACGGCGACCGCCGTCGTCGCGGCCGCCCTGTGCGCGGCCCTGGTGCCCGCGCTGCCCGCCGCCGCGGCCCGGCCGCCCGCCGCGCCCTCGGACGCCAAGCTGGCCGCCCAGGCCACCCGGCACGACCTGACCCGCGAGCAGTTCTACTTCGTCATGCCGGACCGGTTCGCCAACGGCGACCGGGGCAACGACCGGGGCGGGCTGACCGGCTCCCGCCTCGAGACCGGCTACGACCCCACCGACAAGGGCTTCTACCAGGGCGGCGACCTCAAGGGGCTCACCGACCGGCTCGACTACATCAAGGGGCTCGGCACCACCGCCATCTGGCTCGCGCCGATCTTCGAGAACCGGCCCGTCCAGGGCACCGGCAAGGACGCCTCGGCCGGCTACCACGGCTACTGGATCACCGACTTCACCCGGGTCGACCCGCACTTCGGCACCAACGCCGACCTCACGAAGCTGATCGACAAGGCCCACCGCAAGGGCATGAAGGTCTTCTTCGACGTCATCACCAACCACACCGCCGACACCGTCGACTACGCCGAGAAGACCTACGGCTACCGGTCCAAGGGCGCCTACCCCTACCTCGACCGCGACGGCCGCCCCTTCGACGACGCGGCCGGCATGGCGAAGGTGGACGCCGACTCCTTCCCGTACAAGCCGGTGAGCGGCGGCGGCAAGACGCCGTCCTGGCTCAACGACCCGACGATGTACCACAACCGGGGCGACTCCACCTACGCCGGCGAGTCCACCACGTACGGCGACTTCTCCGGGCTCGACGACCTGTGGACCGAACGGCCCGAGGTCGTCGCCGGCATGGAGAAGATCTACGAGAAGTGGGTCCGGGACTTCGACATCGACGGGTTCCGCGTCGACACCGTCAAGCACGTCGACATGGACTTCTGGACCCAGTGGGCCACCGCGCTCGACGCGTACGCGGCCAAGCGCGGCCGCAAGGACTTCTTCATGTTCGGCGAGGTCTACTCCTCGGACACCTCCGTCACCGCGCCCTACGTCACCCGGGGCCGGCTCGACGCCACGCTGGACTTCCCGTTCCAGGAGGCGGCCCGCCAGTTCGCCTCGCAGGGCGCCCCGGCCTCGAAGCTCGCCGCCGTCTTCGGCGACGACTACCGCTACACCACCGACAAGGCCAACGCCTACGAGCAGGTCACCTTCCTCGGCAACCACGACATGGGCCGCTTCGGGACCTTCCTCAAGCAGGACAACCCGAAGGCCGGCGACGCGGAGCTGGTCGAGCGCGCGAAGCTGGCCAACGAGCTGATGTTCCTCGGCCGGGGCAACCCCGTCGTCTACTACGGCGACGAGCAGGGCTTCACCGGCGCCGGCGGCGACAAGGACGCCCGCCAGACGATGTTCGCCTCCCGGACCGCCGACTACCTCGACGACGACGAGCTGGGCACCGACCGCACCCACGCCTCCGACGCCTACGACCCCGGACACCCGCTCTACCGGAACATCGCCGCCCTCTCGAAGCTGACCCGCGAGAACCCGGCACTGCGCGACGGAGTGCAGACCGAGCGGTACGCCGAGGGCTCCGTGTACGCCTTCTCCCGTACGGACGCCGAGCGCGGCAGGGAGTACGTCGTCGCCGTCAACAACGGCACCTCCGCCACGACCGTCGACGTGCCCACCGAGTCCGCCCGGATGGACTTCCGCACCCTGTACGGCGGCTCCGGCACCGTCCGCAGCGGCGCCGACAAGAAGATCACCGTCACCGTCCCGGCCCTGTCGAGCATCGTGCTGCGCGCCGGGAAGTCCCTCGCCGCCCCCGCGACCAGGCCCTCCGTCACGCTGAAGGCCCCGGCCGCCGGCGCCACCGGCACCGTCGAGCTCACCGCCGACGTGGACGGCGGCTCCCTCAACCGGGTCGTCTTCGCCGCCCAGACCGGCAACGGCAAGTGGAGCGTCCTCGGCACCGCCGACCACGCCCCGTACAAGGTCACCCAGGTCATCGGCGACGACACCGCCGCCGGAACCCCGCTGCGCTACAAGGCCGTCGTCGTCGACCGCACCGGCCGCACCGCGAGCGCCACCGCCTCGACCACCGCGGGCAAGGCACCCGCCCCCGCCAAGCCCGTCGCCGTCGAACGCGACTACGCCGTCGTCCACTACAAGAGCGCCGACGGCGACTACGACGGCCTGCGGCTCAGGTCCGGCGACACCACCGCGGCCTTCACCGGCCGCGACGCCTACGGCGCGTTCGCCTGGGTCAAGGTGCCCGAGGGCGCCGCCACCGTCGCCTACACCGTCGAGAAGGACGGCACCGCGGACGGGCCCGAGCGCACCATCGACCTCGCGAAGACCGGCCAGGTGTGGATCACCCGGGGCGAGGACGGCCAGCGCGACACCGCACCCGACGGCGCCTACCCGGCCCCGGACACCACCAAGGCCGTCCTGCACTACTACCGGGCCGACGGCGACTACGACGGCTGGGGCCTGCACACCTGGACCGGCGCCAAGGCGCCCACCGACTGGGCCAAGCCGCTCCAGCCCGTCAAGAAGGACGCCTCCGGCCTCACCTTCGAGGTCCCGCTCGTGGACGGCGCCACCTCGCTCAGCTACATCCTGCACCGCGGCGACGAGAAGGACCTGCCCAGCGACCAGTCCCTGGACCTGGCGACCCACGGCCACGAGGTGTGGCTGCTCGGCGCCACCCCCGGCTACCTCCTCCCGCAGGCCGGCGGCATCCCCGCACCCGACCTCACCAAGGCCGAGGCGCAGTGGATCGACGCCGACACCGTCGTCTGGAAGGTGAAGGCCACCGAGGCCACCAGCCAGCAGCTCGTCTACGCCAAGAAGGGCGGCATCTCCGTCGTCGACGGCGCCCTCAGCGACGAGGGCCGGTGGCTGCGCCTCACCCCGTCCGCGCTGACCGACGCCCAGAAGGCGAAGTACCCGCACCTCAAGGACTACCCCGCCTTCACCGTCGACGCCCGTGACCGCGACCGCGTCCGCGAGGCGCTGCGCGGCCAGCTCATCGCCACCCAGCGCGCCGCCAACGGCGCCCTCCTCGCCGCCACCGGCGTCCAGAGCGCCGGAGTGCTCGACGACCTCTACGGCGAGAAGGCGAGCCGCGCCGCACTCGGCCCGGTCTTCCACCGCGGCACCCCCACCCTCTCGGTGTGGGCGCCCACCGCCCGTACCGTCGCCCTCGAACTCGACGGGAAGACCGTCCCCATGCGGCGCGACGACCGCACCGGCGTCTGGTCCGTCACCGGAAAGAAGAACTGGAAGGGCAAGCCCTACCGGTACGTCGTGAACGTCTGGGCGCCCACCGTCCAGAAGCTCGTCACCAACAAGGTCACCGACCCCTACTCCACCGCCCTCACCACCGACTCCGCCCGCAGCCTCGTCGTCGACCTGGAGGACCGAAAGCTCGCCCCCAAGGGCTGGGACACCCTCCGCAAACCCGCCGCCGTGCCGCTGCGCGACGCGCAGATCCAGGAGCTCCAGATCCGCGACTTCTCCATCGCGGACCCCACCTCGAAGCACCCCGGTGAGTACCTGGCGTTCACCGACACCCGCTCCGACGGGATGAAGCACCTCAAGCAGCTCGCGGACTCCGGCACCGGCTACGTCCACCTGCTGCCCGCCTTCGACATCGGCACCATTCCCGAGAAGAAGAAGGACCAGCGGAAGCCGGCCTGCGACCTGTCCGTCTACGCACCCGACTCCGCCGAACAGCAGGCCTGCGTCGCGAAGGCCGCCGCCAAGGACGCCTTCAACTGGGGCTACGACCCGCTGCACTACACCGTCCCCGAGGGCAGCTACGCCTCCGACCCGGACGGCACGAAGCGCACCGTCGAATTCCGGCAGATGGTCCAGGGGATCAACAAGGCCGGACTGCGCACCGTCATGGACGTCGTCTACAACCACACCGTCGCCTCTGGCCAGGACGACAAGTCCGTCCTCGACCGGATCGTGCCCGGCTACTACCAGCGGCTCCTGGAGGACGGCACCGTCGCCACCTCCACCTGCTGCGCCAACACCGCCCCCGAGAACACCATGATGGGCAAGCTCGTCGTGGACTCGGTCGTCACCTGGGCCAAGGAGTACAAGGTCGACGGCTTCCGCTTCGACCTGATGGGCCACCACCCCAAGGCCAACATCCTCGCCGTCCGCAAGGCGCTCGACGCGCTCACCCCCGCCAGGGACGGCGTGGACGGCAAGAAGATCATCCTGTACGGCGAGGGCTGGAACTTCGGCGAGATCGCCGACGACGCCCGCTTCGTCCAGGCCACCCAGAAGAACATGGCCGGCACCGGCATCGCCACCTTCTCCGACCGGGCCCGCGACGCCGTGCGCGGCGGCTCCCCGTTCGACGAGGACCCCGGCGTGCAGGGCTTCGCCACCGGCCTCTACACCGACCCCAACACCTCCACCGCCAACGGCTCGAAGGCCGAGCAGAAGGCCCGCCTGCTGCACTACCAGGACCTGATCAAGGTCGGCCTCACCGGCAACCTCGCCGACTACACCTTCACCGACAGCTCCGGGAAGACCGTCAAGGGCTCCGGCGTCGACTACAACGGGGCCCCGGCCGGCTACGCCGCCGAACCCGGCGACGCCCTCGCCTACGCCGACGCCCACGACAACGAGACCCTGTACGACGCCCTCGCCTACAAGCTCCCGGCGGACACCACCGCCGCCGACCGGGCCCGCATGCAGGTCCTCGCCATGGCGACCGCCACCCTCTCGCAGGGCCCCGCGCTCTCCCAGGCCGGCACCGACCTGCTGCGCTCCAAGTCGCTGGACCGCAACTCCTACGACAGCGGCGACTGGTTCAACGCCCTGCACTGGGACTGCCGGGCCGGCAACGGCTTCGGACGCGGACTGCCCCCGGCCGCGGACAACGAGGCCAAGTGGCCGTACGCCGCACCGCTGCTGACCAACCCGAGGATCACCCCCAGCTGCGCGCAGATCAACGGCACCGCGGCCGCCTACCGGGACCTGCTCACCATCCGCGGCACCGAGAAGGACTTCGGCCTCTCCTCCGCCGCCCAGGTGCAGTCCCGGCTCTCCTTCCCGCTCTCCGGCAAGGACGAGACCCCCGGCGTGATCACCATGCGCCTCGGTGACCTGGTCGTCGTCTTCAACGCCGCACCCGGCACCACCACCCAGAAGATCGCCGCACTGGCCGGCCAGAAGTACACCCTGCACCCCGTCCAGGCGAAGGGCGCGGATTCTACCGTCAAGCGCTCCTCGTACGAGCGGAGTTCGGGAAGCTTCACCGTTCCGGGACGCACAGTGGCGGTATTCACCCTGCGCTGA
- a CDS encoding ATP-binding protein, whose amino-acid sequence MVSNIPEETTSFVGRTAELTGLEHALATGRLTTLTGTGGVGKTRLALRAARRAATSYRDGVWWADLAPLHDDELLLATVSDAVGLSDHTLRNPMDVLCEWLADKQLLLVLDSCEHLRPACAHLLGEILTTSPGLTVLATSRQPLDLRGEQLVEVDPLPVDGAADALTLFRERATAAAPATPFREPGTAEAAADICRRLEGIPLAIELAAAAVGRQSVQEIAHRLGSRLDVFADASLRPVRHRTLRTTIGWSHELCTPLERLLWARLTVLRGDFDEATAVAVCAGGPLGEDGVRTALRGLTAKSVITRDGTRHRMLDTLREYGRMWLAELGEERSAADRHAACFLRLARNAHAGWTGDDQILWYHRIADAHADLCAALDHLLAHDPAAAQEMAGRIGFFWCCCGHLPQTRGYAQRALDSGPAGGPHRTRVLWVLGICVLLQGDYPAAERIGEECVRSAAADGTDEGVLAAAYLRGLTHLMTGEPEKGLREAQRVLHATGSGSRLEAAYRLRCHLITVFALTGLGRLEEAASAAVVLRAACEAQDECWTRSYVDYQLALIALLQGRAAPAAAHARAMLAGKHRLRDRFGIALGLDVLAAAIAAQGEGARAARVYGTGQVYWRMVGHPQRGTPELGPVREACERRAREAVGDAAYRRAFEQGRSDSAEAGLALALHGELLT is encoded by the coding sequence ATGGTCAGCAACATCCCCGAGGAGACCACCAGCTTTGTCGGACGGACGGCCGAGCTGACCGGTCTCGAACACGCCCTCGCCACCGGCCGGCTGACCACCCTCACCGGCACCGGAGGAGTCGGCAAGACCCGGCTCGCCCTGCGCGCCGCCCGCCGCGCCGCGACCTCCTACCGCGACGGCGTGTGGTGGGCCGACCTCGCCCCCCTGCACGACGACGAACTGCTCCTCGCCACCGTCTCCGACGCGGTCGGCCTCAGCGACCACACCCTGCGCAACCCCATGGACGTGCTGTGCGAATGGCTCGCCGACAAGCAGCTCCTGCTCGTCCTGGACTCCTGCGAACACCTGCGCCCCGCCTGCGCCCACCTCCTCGGCGAGATCCTCACCACCTCGCCCGGCCTCACCGTCCTGGCCACCAGCCGCCAGCCCCTCGACCTGCGCGGCGAACAGCTCGTCGAGGTCGACCCGCTGCCCGTGGACGGCGCCGCCGACGCCCTCACCCTCTTCCGGGAACGGGCCACGGCCGCCGCCCCCGCCACCCCGTTCCGCGAACCCGGCACCGCCGAGGCCGCCGCCGACATCTGCCGCCGCCTCGAAGGCATCCCGCTCGCCATCGAACTCGCCGCCGCCGCGGTCGGCCGGCAGAGCGTCCAGGAGATCGCCCACCGCCTCGGTTCCCGCCTCGACGTCTTCGCCGACGCGAGCCTGCGCCCCGTCCGCCACCGCACCCTGCGCACCACCATCGGCTGGTCCCACGAACTGTGCACCCCGCTGGAACGGCTGCTGTGGGCCCGGCTGACCGTCCTGCGCGGCGACTTCGACGAGGCCACCGCCGTCGCCGTCTGCGCCGGCGGCCCGCTCGGCGAGGACGGCGTGCGCACCGCCCTGCGCGGCCTGACCGCCAAGTCCGTCATCACCCGCGACGGCACCCGCCACCGCATGCTCGACACACTGCGCGAGTACGGCCGGATGTGGCTCGCCGAACTCGGCGAGGAACGCTCCGCCGCCGACCGGCACGCCGCCTGCTTCCTCCGCCTCGCCCGCAACGCCCACGCGGGCTGGACCGGCGACGACCAGATCCTCTGGTACCACCGCATCGCCGACGCGCACGCCGACCTGTGCGCCGCCCTCGACCACCTCCTCGCCCACGACCCGGCCGCCGCCCAGGAGATGGCCGGCCGCATCGGCTTCTTCTGGTGCTGCTGCGGCCATCTGCCGCAGACCCGCGGCTACGCCCAGCGCGCCCTGGACTCCGGACCGGCCGGCGGCCCCCACCGCACCCGCGTCCTGTGGGTCCTCGGCATCTGCGTCCTGCTCCAGGGCGACTACCCGGCCGCCGAACGGATCGGCGAGGAGTGCGTACGGTCGGCCGCGGCGGACGGCACCGACGAGGGCGTCCTCGCCGCCGCCTATCTGCGCGGGCTCACCCATCTGATGACCGGCGAGCCCGAGAAGGGGCTGCGTGAGGCCCAGCGGGTGCTGCACGCCACCGGCTCCGGCAGCCGGCTCGAAGCCGCCTACCGGCTGCGCTGCCACCTCATCACCGTCTTCGCCCTCACCGGACTCGGCCGGCTGGAGGAGGCGGCGTCGGCCGCCGTCGTGCTGCGCGCCGCCTGCGAGGCCCAGGACGAGTGCTGGACCCGCTCCTACGTGGACTACCAACTGGCCCTGATCGCCCTGCTCCAGGGCCGCGCCGCCCCCGCCGCCGCGCACGCGCGGGCCATGCTCGCCGGCAAGCACCGGCTCCGCGACCGCTTCGGCATCGCCCTCGGCCTGGACGTACTGGCCGCCGCCATCGCCGCCCAGGGCGAAGGGGCCAGGGCCGCCCGGGTCTACGGCACCGGACAGGTCTACTGGCGCATGGTCGGCCACCCCCAGCGCGGCACCCCCGAACTGGGCCCGGTCCGCGAGGCCTGCGAGCGGCGCGCCCGCGAGGCCGTGGGCGACGCGGCCTACCGGCGCGCCTTCGAACAGGGCCGCTCCGACAGCGCGGAGGCGGGCCTGGCCCTCGCCCTGCACGGAGAACTGCTGACGTAG
- a CDS encoding TetR/AcrR family transcriptional regulator, which yields MTTGVRRRMGVEERRQQLIGVALELFSRRSPDEVSIDEIAAAAGISRPLVYHYFPGKQSLYEAALGRAADELAARFLEPREGPLGARLLRVMGRFFDFVEEHGPGFAALMRGGPAVGSSTANAMIDGVRQAACAQILAHLDVAAPPARLELVVRSWVSLAESTALLWLDGRRVPRAELELQLVHDFAALAAVSAAYDEEMAGIVLRVLAEEPADGPFGDLLSRLSALAPAVPAVPAQRLP from the coding sequence ATGACGACCGGGGTGCGGCGCAGGATGGGCGTCGAGGAGCGCAGGCAGCAGCTGATCGGCGTCGCGCTGGAGTTGTTCAGCCGCCGCTCGCCCGACGAGGTGTCGATCGACGAGATCGCGGCGGCCGCCGGCATCTCCCGGCCGCTGGTCTACCACTACTTCCCGGGCAAGCAGAGCCTGTACGAGGCGGCGCTGGGCCGGGCGGCCGACGAGCTGGCGGCCAGGTTCCTGGAGCCGCGCGAAGGGCCGCTGGGCGCCCGCCTGCTGCGGGTGATGGGCCGGTTCTTCGACTTCGTGGAGGAGCACGGGCCCGGTTTCGCGGCGCTGATGCGGGGCGGCCCGGCCGTGGGCTCCTCCACGGCGAACGCCATGATCGACGGGGTGCGCCAGGCGGCCTGCGCGCAGATCCTGGCCCATCTGGACGTGGCCGCTCCGCCGGCCCGGCTGGAGCTGGTCGTCCGTTCCTGGGTGTCGCTCGCCGAGTCCACGGCGCTGCTCTGGCTGGACGGCCGGCGGGTGCCCCGGGCGGAGCTGGAGCTGCAACTCGTGCACGACTTCGCCGCGCTGGCCGCCGTGAGCGCGGCGTACGACGAGGAGATGGCGGGCATCGTGCTGCGGGTGCTGGCGGAGGAGCCGGCGGACGGCCCCTTCGGCGACCTGCTGAGCCGGCTCTCCGCCCTGGCCCCGGCCGTCCCGGCGGTCCCGGCCCAGCGGCTGCCGTAA